The Salvia miltiorrhiza cultivar Shanhuang (shh) chromosome 1, IMPLAD_Smil_shh, whole genome shotgun sequence genome has a window encoding:
- the LOC130985440 gene encoding nuclear transcription factor Y subunit C-3-like has product MRQPGAYSNLVCGGISGKTGPHSLPLARIKKIMKKSGEDVKMISGEAPIVFSKACELFIEELTKRAWEMTLQGKRRTMHKEDVAAAVMETDIFDFLVTLVSHSPPAA; this is encoded by the coding sequence ATGAGGCAACCGGGGGCGTACTCGAATCTTGTGTGTGGCGGGATATCGGGGAAGACGGGACCCCATTCGTTGCCGCTAGCAAGAATCAAGAAGATAATGAAGAAATCGGGGGAGGACGTGAAGATGATATCGGGGGAGGCCCCCATCGTCTTCTCCAAGGCGTGTGAGCTGTTCATCGAGGAGTTGACGAAGAGGGCGTGGGAGATGACGCTGCAAGGGAAGAGAAGAACAATGCACAAGGAAGATGTGGCTGCTGCTGTCATGGAAACTGATATTTTCGATTTTCTTGTTACCCTTGTCTCTCACTCTCCTCCTGCTGCTTAG
- the LOC130985431 gene encoding LIM domain-containing protein WLIM2b-like — translation MSSSYYGTTQKCHTCEKVVHFAEMVSADGIPYHKNCFKCDHCNGRLAISNYSTVDGKLYCKPHFEQLFRETGSFTTKKFQSSLSGKYAELSRTPSKVSTMFSGTLDKCAVCKKTVYPLEKVTVEGEFYHKQCFRCAHGGCNLTTSSYAALDGILYCKPHFAQLFKEKGSYSHLTKTTSLKKNALPADLDLGDPPADKQPDAPPPADEPAAEET, via the exons ATGTCGTCGTCTTACTATGGCACGACGCAGAAATGCCACACTTGTGAAAAAGTGGTGCATTTTGCAGAAATGGTTTCCGCTGATGGAATTCCTTATCACAAGAATTGTTTCAAATGCGACCATTGCAACGGCCGTCTTGCT ATAAGCAACTACTCTACCGTGGATGGGAAGCTCTACTGCAAGCCTCACTTTGAACAACTCTTCAGGGAAACGGGCAGCTTCACTACTAAGAAGTTCCAATCAAGCTTAA GTGGGAAATATGCAGAACtg AGCAGGACTCCTAGTAAAGTGTCAACCATGTTTTCCGGCACTTTAGACAAATGTGCAGTGTGTAAAAAAACTGTGTACCCACTGGAGAAG GTGACGGTGGAGGGAGAATTCTACCACAAGCAATGCTTTAGGTGCGCTCATGGAGGGTGCAACCTAACGACGTCGTCGTACGCGGCCCTCGACGGCATCCTCTACTGCAAGCCTCACTTTGCTCAGCTCTTCAAGGAGAAGGGCAGCTACTCGCATCTCACTAAGACTACTTCTCTCAAGAAAAACGCTCTCCCGGCAGACCTCGATTTGGGCGACCCGCCCGCCGATAAACAACCCGACGCCCCGCCTCCGGCTGATGAGCCTGCTGCAGAAGAGACatag